One Lepus europaeus isolate LE1 chromosome X, mLepTim1.pri, whole genome shotgun sequence genomic window carries:
- the TSR2 gene encoding pre-rRNA-processing protein TSR2 homolog isoform X2 codes for MTNEFDTVVEDGSLPQVSQQLQTMFGHFQRGDGAALREMASHITQKKCKVTATAVMTAKETDEDEVDADSVEEMEVTAMNDGAATDGVRPQPEPSDPNSQTIKEEDIVEDGWTIVRRKK; via the exons ATGACCAACGAGTTTGATACAGTTGTGGAGGATGGAAGTCTGCCCCAG GTGAGCCAGCAGCTACAGACCATGTTCGGCCACTTCCAGAGGGGTGATGGGGCTGCTTTAAGGGAGATGGCCTCCCACATCACTCAAAAAAAGTGCAAGGTCACAGCCACCGCTGTTATGACAGCCAAAGAAACTGATGAGGATGAGGTGGATGCGGACAGCGTGGAAGAGATGGAG GTCACGGCTATGAATGATGGAGCTGCTACAGATGGGGTCCGCCCCCAGCCTGAGCCCTCTGATCCAAACTCCCAGACTATTAAGGAAGAAGatatagtggaagatggctggacCATTGTCCGGAGAAAGAAATGA